The genomic interval ATACCAGTAATTGCTGCTGTTAAGGTTGTTTTACCATGATCAACGTGACCAATTGTCCCTATATTGCAGTGTGGCTTATTTCTTAAAAACTTCTCCTTGGCCATCTTAATACCTCTTCCTTAAATTAACTACTTTTTTTCATAATTTCATCTGCTGCATGCTGCGGAACCTGATCGTAATGCGAAAACTGCATTGAATACTGAGATCTACCTTGAGACATTGAACGCAAACTATTCACATAACCAAACATAGTTGCCAAAGGAACCATTGCAGAAATAATTTGAGCATTACCTCTATTATCCATACCCAATATATTTCCTCGACGACTATTTAAATCACCTATGATATCACCCATGTATTCTTCAGGAGTAATAACTTCAACCTTCATAACTGGCTCAAGCAACTTAGGACCGCACTGAGGCACCCCCTCTCTAAACAGAGCTTTAGCAGCTATTTCGAAGGCCATAACACTAGAATCAACATCATGATACGCACCATCTATTAACGTAGCTTTAAAATCAATTACAGGAAACCCAGCCAGAACACCAGCTTCTTTTGCCTGCTCTAAGCCTTTTTGAACACCAGGTATATACTCTTTAGGAACATTACCACCAACTATCTTACTCTCAAAAACAAAACCTTCACCAGGCTCCGATGGCTCAAGGATCATTTTTATTTTAGCAAATTGACCAGCACCACCTGACTGCTTCTTATGCGTATATTCAACTTCCATACGTTGAGTAATAGTCTCACGATAGGCAACCTGAGGAGCACCAATATTAGCCTCCACCTTGAACTCCCTTTTCATCCTATCAACTATAATTTCTAAATGAAGCTCCCCCATACCTTTTAATATAGTTTGCCCTGTTTCTAAATCAGAAGAGACCTGCAACGAAGGATCTTCCGCCGACAACCTAGACAGAGCCATCCCCATCTTTTCTTGGTCAGCAGCAGTTTTAGGCTCTACAGCAACCTCAATAACAGGCTTAGGGAACTCCATCCTCTCCAAAATCACCGGATTATCAGGATCACATAATGTATCACCAGTAGTAGTATTTTTCAAACCAGCTAACGCTACAATATCACCAGCACCAACCTCTTTAATATCCTCTCTATCATTAGCATGCATCAAAAGCATCCTACCAACACGCTCTTTCTGACCTTTTACAGTATTCATTATAGCCGAAGAAGCCTTCAAAACACCAGAATAAACACGTACAAAAGTTAAAGAACCAACAAAAGGATCATTCATAACCTTAAATGCCAAAGCAGAAAAAGGCTCTTTATCTGAAGGCTTACGCTCTATCTCTTTTTCAGAATCATCTACATCCACACCTTTCATAGTCGGAACGTCCAAGGGACTAGGCAAATAATCCACTACCGCATCTAACAACGGCTGCACACCTTTGTTTTTAAAGGCACTACCACAACCAACAGGAACAAACTTACCAGAAATGGTACCTTTGCGAATACATTTTTGCAAATCCCCAACACTAACCTCTTCTCCATTCAAATAAGCTTCCATAACTTCATCATCAACCTCAACCACAGTATCAATTAATTTACGATGATACTCCTCAGCTTTTTCCTTCATATCTTCTGGGATATCCCCATACACAAACTCAGCGCCAAGCTTTTCATTTTTCCACACAATACTACGCATCTTAACAAGATCAACAACACCAACAAAAACATCCTCAGAACCAATCGGCAACTGAATAACTGCAGGCACAGCACCCAATCTATCTACAATCATATCAACGCAACGGTAAAAATCAGCACCTGTACGATCCATTTTATTAACAAAACAAATTCTAGGAACCTTATATTTATCTGCCTGACGCCAAACCGTCTCAGACTGAGGCTCAACACCAGCAACACCATCAAATACAGCAACAGCACCATCCAAAACCCTCAAAGAACGCTCAACCTCAATAGTAAAATCAACGTGACCAGGAGTATCAATGATGTTAATTTTTTTCTTATTCCACTGACAAGTAGTAGCAGCAGACGTAATAGTTATACCGCGCTCTTGCTCCTGCTCCATCCAATCCATAGCAGCTCCACCATCGTGAACCTCTCCTATTTTATGGGACCTCCCAGTATAATACAAAATCCTTTCTGTAGTAGTAGTCTTACCAGCATCAATATGGGCACAAATACCTATATTTCTTACATCCTCTAGCACCCTTGCTCTATTTGACATCTTTTTTCACTTCCTTAAAAAACAAATATTACTATCTATTGTAATGAGCAAAAGCTCTATTTGACTCAGCCATTTTCTGAACATCTTCTTTTTTCTTACGAGCCGCACCTCTTTTATTAAAAGCATCAACCAACTCAGCAGACAACTTCTCTACCATAGTACGACCATGCCTAGAACGAGCATAATTTATAACCCACTTCATTGCCAAAGCAAAAGAACGAGAAGAACGAACCTCCACCGGAACTTGGTAAGTAGCCCCACCAACACGACGAGACCTAACCTCTATTTGTGGACGAACATTATTCAAGGCCTCCTCAAACGCAGAAACCGCATCTGTTTTTGATACTTTAGCTAAGTCAGCTAAAGCAGCATAAACTATAGTCTCAGCTATAGACTTTTTACCTTGATACATCAACCTATTTATAAACTTCGTAATTAAAACACTCCCATACTGCGAATCTGGGATTATCTCACGTTTTTTAGCTGCTCTACGACGCATAACTCTTCCCTTTAATAATTATTATTTAGGCTTCTTAGCACCGTATTTAGAACGGGCCTGCTTACGATCTTTAACACCTTGAGTATCCCTAGTACCACGAATAATATGATAACGTACACCAGGTAAATCCTTTACCCTTCCCCCACGAATCATAACAACAGAATGCTCCTGCAAGTTATGACCCTCACCGGGAATATAACCAATAACCTCAAAACCATTTGTGAGCCTAATCCTTGCCACCTTACGCAAAGCCGAGTTAGGCTTCTTTGGAGTTGTAGTATAAACCCTTATACATACACCTCTTTTTTGCGGACAACTTTCTAAAGCTGGCACTTTGTTACGCTTTACTTTATCAGTCCTTGACTTGCGAACAAGCTGATTAATCGTTGGCATTAAATATCTCCAAATTTTATCTAAAAACACAATACACTGAATAGTCATTATTACCATTCAGCAAGCTGCGTATTATATCAATCTAATACTTTTAGTCAAGAACATTATTCTCGCATCTATAGCGCATTTTAAACATTCTTGATTTAGTAATTTTTTTAAAACACCCATAAACCTAACTAGAAAAAGATAGATTCTAAGCCCTAATGTTAGCGTATCAATCTTCAATTGATAGATTACAGCACCTGAATGCAGATTCATAAACCTAAGCTAACTGACTTTTAAATTACAGAGAAAACTAATACTCTATAAAGTTAACCCACTTATTGCTTATTGCAACAGAAGATTTTCAATCGGTTCATAACTTTTACCTTATTTATTTTAAAATTCAACCTTTTTTTAGATCAAATCATGTTTTTTTTCTAATTATACTATTTTAGCTTCAATTTTGAACAATTTATTGTAATAATATTACTACCTTGCCATAAAACCTTTATTAATTCAAAAATTTATCTATGAATACAATTATAAATTTTTTTCAAGAAGTGAACATATACATTTTTACTTTTTTTAATAAAACATTTGGAATACAAACCTTTAATAAAATAATGATCATTGCCGATAAAATTGGGGGGCCTTATATTTTTCATTATCACCTTCTTTTTATTGCAATACTTGCAACCATAATGATTTACTGCAAAAGAAACAACCAAGATAACTTAAAGGAACTTCTTATATTAGGTTGTATAGCTATGTGCACATTGTTTGTAGCTATAGTTATAAATTTAGTTGTTATAACCGAATCACTAAAAAATGTAACTTCCTCCACTCGTCCATATTGTGAGCTAGAAAATATATACATACTTCCTGAAGTAACTGATAATAAATCCTGCGATAGAGGCTTCCCAAGTGGACATACTGTATTTTCGCTTATTATGATTATTAGCTTCTGGCAGCTATTTAATAAATTTTTTAAAATAACTGCTATAGTAGCTTTTGCTATTATAGCTATAACTAGAATGTCTTCAGGTGCTCATTACCCATTTGATATAATAGGGGGCATCTCTTTTTGTTTACCAACAACCATATATATTAGAACAAAAATTGACTATTTTATAAGAAAATATGAAAGTAAATGGAAAGCATTTAATTATTTATACAGCAGAACCCTTGGTAAAAGATAGCAAAAAAGCTCCTTTTTTATTTTTTATACCTAAGCTACTAAATTAAAAAACAAATAACCATCAATCTACTGAATATCTATCCTTAACTTATTATTAATCATTCTATGAAAACATATATTTATTGTTAGCTCAATACATTTCACGACTAATAAAAATTAATTTATAGGACAAAACTATGATCACTAAGTGTCTTTTAACCATTAGCACACTTATATTACTATCGCAATTCACCCTTGCCTCCTCATTTGAAGACTATATACAACGATTAAGCAAACATCCTCAAGTTGAGAGCATTTTATCTAAAAGTGAATCTATAAACATGGAATCACTAGGGGAGCTTGGCCTTCCTGATCCTACACTTATGGTTGGTGCAAAGAATATGCCTATTTCAGAACCTGGGTTTGATAGATTTCTTCCAACATCTAAAATTATAGGGTTCTCACAAAACATTCCTAACCCTATCACGAGAAATGCTAAATCAGAAAAATTACAACAAATCTCCAAAAAACAAAAATTAATAGCTGATTATACAAAAGAACGATTATACTTCATACTAATTACTAAAATGGCTGAATATGAAAGTTTAAAAACCCAAAAAAGCTTAACTGAACAACAATTAGAATATTATAAAACACTAGAAAACATTTATAAAGGTCAAATTGAATCTGGAAAACCGGTCTACAAAAGGTTCTCAGAAATTGATATAGAACGCGCTAAATCTGAACGCAACCTTAATACCCTTGAAACAGAAATCATTTCGGTACAAGCTAACTTTATTAGATTAATAAATGAAGTTCCTGAAATTAAACCACCCAAAATATTAAATAAAAAATGGGACCAAAATCCTAGTTCTCTCTACCCTGTGATGATTGCCGCTCAAGATATTTCAATCAGCAAAAAAGATGTAAAGATAGCTGATGCAGATTTTCTACCTAATTTTGGGTTGGACGCCTCTTATAAAAAAAGTGACGATAACAAAGGAGGACTCACTGTTCAAGCTAAAGTAAGCATCCCGCTATGGGCATCCAAAAATCAAGAGCCTAAACTAAAAGCCGCAGAAGCTAAAGAAAACAGCGCCAGATTTGCTTATAACAACGTACGTCGTTTATGGACACAAGAATTAACCTTCTTACAGAGTGTTCGTGATACTACAGCTAAAAATATTAAAGTTCTCCAAGAGCAAGACAAGGCGATAAAATCTAAGATAGAAGCAACCAAGCGTAATTATGAAGCTGGAACAGAGGATCTTGATAGCATTATCCTAGCTAAAATTGCTAATTTACATATTCAAATTCAACTTGCACAAACTCAATCTGCATATATTTCAAAAGTAGCTGAAGTTAATTCTTATATTGCAACAAAATTCCAAGAGGCACAAAAATGAAATTTTTTATCATCGGGTTACTCCTGATAAACTATGCTTTCATAGCTTACTCTGAAGAACATATAATGCCAAAAAACTCTCATCATCACAATATGACGAACTCTAACCATTCTTCTGCCCCCTCTCCTACAGAAACAAAAGAAATACTATATTGGGTAGCACCAATGAACCCAAACTATAAAATGGATAAACCAGGTAAATCCCCTATGGGAATGGATTTAGTTCCAGTTTATGCGGAAAAAACTTCAGAACCAGAGTTAGATAAACACGATAATATTATAAACAGAGCAATCGTATCCCTTTCTCCAGAAACTATTCAGACTATTGGCATTCGAACAGAAAAAGCACAAATGGCAGCTTTTGGGTTAATGGTTCGTAGTTACGGAGAAGTAACTGAAAATATTCGCCTCCAAAGCGATATTTCAGATCGTGTTTCTGGTTGGATTAAAGAACTTAAAATAAAAGCAGAAGGAGACCAGGTAAAAAAAGGAGATTTATTATTCAAATTAGATAGCCCAGAACTTGTAGCCGCAGAAGAAGATTATATTAGCGCTATAAAAACAGACGCAAAATGGCGTATTGATGCAACTAAGACAAGACTTGAATCACTTGGAGTACAAGATATAGTTATAGAAGAAATACAAACCAAAAATAAAGTTCTTACTTACACTCCTTTTTATGCTACACAAGATGGGATTGTAAGTAAAATTAATGTCCGAGAAGGAAGTTATGTTAAACCGGGAATGACTATAATAAGCATTCAGAATTATTCATCTGTATGGATAGATGTTAGCATTGCAGAAAAAGATCTCCCATATATTAGCAAAACAACTAAAGCAAGAGTTTCATTTCCCAACCTAGGTATTAAAACACACCAAGCAAAAATTGATTATATATACCCAACAATTAATCAAAAAACACGAACAGGAAGTATCCGTTTAGTTCTAGACACCCCTAACAGAAAGATAATGCCTGGAGCTTATGCTGATGTTGAATTTGAAAGCAAAGTAAAACAACGCTTATCTATACCAAGCAACTCTATTTTAAAGAGTAAAAATGGAGATTTTGTTGTTGTTGCCCTAAAAGATGGAAGATTTCAACCACGTAAAGTACTGTTAGGAGTACATTACAAAGATAGAACAGAAGTTCTAGAAGGAATAAATATGGATGACAACGTAGTTATTAGCGGACAGTTTCTAATTGATTCAGAAAGCTCCTTGCTAGATTCTTTTGAGAAAATGAAAAAGATGCACACTTCATTACAAAAGATTGAAATCAATGATAAGCAACTAAATGCAATCGACCAGATTATTGATGCTACTCTATATATTCACCAAGAATTAGAAGCTAAACGTTTACCTAATTCAGACATGATCACCTCCACCTTAAACTCAACAGAAAAATTACTTACAGAGTTTCAAGGAACATTGTTACAATTTATTCTTGAAGATATCAAAAAAATTCTAACAGAAAGCAAAGATAATTTTTCTGCCAATCAGTGGAAAACAACTCTAAATAATTTACTTGTTGCACTAACACCCTGGACAAAAGAAGGGCGTTCAAAACAATCTATCAGAATAAATAAACTTTCTGGAGGATTAAATGCAAAGTAATAACAAACAAAATTATAAACTATTGTACGATCCAAAAAACTCATTCGTCGCTAAAATTATAGAATGGTCAGTACATAACCAACTTCTAATTAGCATGATGATAATAGCACTTCTAGTTATTGGAGGAATATCCCTTCAAAAAACAGCATTAGATGCTATTCCTGACATGTCTGACACACAAGTAATTATTCGCACTGAATTCCCTGGCCAATCTCCACAAATTGTTGAAGACTTAGTGACTTACCCTCTTTCTACTGCAATGCTAGGCATGCCAAAAACCAAGAATGTTCGCGGATTTTCCATGTTTGGCACATCTTTTGTTTACATTATCTTTGAAGATGATGTTGATCAATATTGGGCGCGTTCACGAGTAATTGAAGCATTATCAAAAATCCAAGGAAATCTTCCAAGTAATGTAACTCCCCAAATTGGCCCTGATGCTACTGGTGTAGGATGGGTATATCAATATTCCCTTATTGATAAAAGTGGTAACTATGACCTTGCACAACTAAGATCACTACAAGATTGGTTTCTAAAGTT from Rickettsiales bacterium carries:
- a CDS encoding GTP-binding protein → MAKEKFLRNKPHCNIGTIGHVDHGKTTLTAAITG
- the fusA gene encoding elongation factor G, which translates into the protein MSNRARVLEDVRNIGICAHIDAGKTTTTERILYYTGRSHKIGEVHDGGAAMDWMEQEQERGITITSAATTCQWNKKKINIIDTPGHVDFTIEVERSLRVLDGAVAVFDGVAGVEPQSETVWRQADKYKVPRICFVNKMDRTGADFYRCVDMIVDRLGAVPAVIQLPIGSEDVFVGVVDLVKMRSIVWKNEKLGAEFVYGDIPEDMKEKAEEYHRKLIDTVVEVDDEVMEAYLNGEEVSVGDLQKCIRKGTISGKFVPVGCGSAFKNKGVQPLLDAVVDYLPSPLDVPTMKGVDVDDSEKEIERKPSDKEPFSALAFKVMNDPFVGSLTFVRVYSGVLKASSAIMNTVKGQKERVGRMLLMHANDREDIKEVGAGDIVALAGLKNTTTGDTLCDPDNPVILERMEFPKPVIEVAVEPKTAADQEKMGMALSRLSAEDPSLQVSSDLETGQTILKGMGELHLEIIVDRMKREFKVEANIGAPQVAYRETITQRMEVEYTHKKQSGGAGQFAKIKMILEPSEPGEGFVFESKIVGGNVPKEYIPGVQKGLEQAKEAGVLAGFPVIDFKATLIDGAYHDVDSSVMAFEIAAKALFREGVPQCGPKLLEPVMKVEVITPEEYMGDIIGDLNSRRGNILGMDNRGNAQIISAMVPLATMFGYVNSLRSMSQGRSQYSMQFSHYDQVPQHAADEIMKKSS
- the rpsG gene encoding 30S ribosomal protein S7, which produces MRRRAAKKREIIPDSQYGSVLITKFINRLMYQGKKSIAETIVYAALADLAKVSKTDAVSAFEEALNNVRPQIEVRSRRVGGATYQVPVEVRSSRSFALAMKWVINYARSRHGRTMVEKLSAELVDAFNKRGAARKKKEDVQKMAESNRAFAHYNR
- the rpsL gene encoding 30S ribosomal protein S12 yields the protein MPTINQLVRKSRTDKVKRNKVPALESCPQKRGVCIRVYTTTPKKPNSALRKVARIRLTNGFEVIGYIPGEGHNLQEHSVVMIRGGRVKDLPGVRYHIIRGTRDTQGVKDRKQARSKYGAKKPK
- a CDS encoding phosphatase PAP2 family protein, translating into MNTIINFFQEVNIYIFTFFNKTFGIQTFNKIMIIADKIGGPYIFHYHLLFIAILATIMIYCKRNNQDNLKELLILGCIAMCTLFVAIVINLVVITESLKNVTSSTRPYCELENIYILPEVTDNKSCDRGFPSGHTVFSLIMIISFWQLFNKFFKITAIVAFAIIAITRMSSGAHYPFDIIGGISFCLPTTIYIRTKIDYFIRKYESKWKAFNYLYSRTLGKR
- a CDS encoding TolC family protein, which codes for MITKCLLTISTLILLSQFTLASSFEDYIQRLSKHPQVESILSKSESINMESLGELGLPDPTLMVGAKNMPISEPGFDRFLPTSKIIGFSQNIPNPITRNAKSEKLQQISKKQKLIADYTKERLYFILITKMAEYESLKTQKSLTEQQLEYYKTLENIYKGQIESGKPVYKRFSEIDIERAKSERNLNTLETEIISVQANFIRLINEVPEIKPPKILNKKWDQNPSSLYPVMIAAQDISISKKDVKIADADFLPNFGLDASYKKSDDNKGGLTVQAKVSIPLWASKNQEPKLKAAEAKENSARFAYNNVRRLWTQELTFLQSVRDTTAKNIKVLQEQDKAIKSKIEATKRNYEAGTEDLDSIILAKIANLHIQIQLAQTQSAYISKVAEVNSYIATKFQEAQK
- a CDS encoding efflux RND transporter periplasmic adaptor subunit; protein product: MPKNSHHHNMTNSNHSSAPSPTETKEILYWVAPMNPNYKMDKPGKSPMGMDLVPVYAEKTSEPELDKHDNIINRAIVSLSPETIQTIGIRTEKAQMAAFGLMVRSYGEVTENIRLQSDISDRVSGWIKELKIKAEGDQVKKGDLLFKLDSPELVAAEEDYISAIKTDAKWRIDATKTRLESLGVQDIVIEEIQTKNKVLTYTPFYATQDGIVSKINVREGSYVKPGMTIISIQNYSSVWIDVSIAEKDLPYISKTTKARVSFPNLGIKTHQAKIDYIYPTINQKTRTGSIRLVLDTPNRKIMPGAYADVEFESKVKQRLSIPSNSILKSKNGDFVVVALKDGRFQPRKVLLGVHYKDRTEVLEGINMDDNVVISGQFLIDSESSLLDSFEKMKKMHTSLQKIEINDKQLNAIDQIIDATLYIHQELEAKRLPNSDMITSTLNSTEKLLTEFQGTLLQFILEDIKKILTESKDNFSANQWKTTLNNLLVALTPWTKEGRSKQSIRINKLSGGLNAK